From a single Pseudocalidococcus azoricus BACA0444 genomic region:
- the ndhI gene encoding NAD(P)H-quinone oxidoreductase subunit I codes for MKFLNKIGSYAKETLQSAKYIGQGLAVTFDHMQRRPITVQYPYEKLIPSERFRGRIHFEFDKCISCEVCVRVCPINLPVVDWEFNKEMKKKELKHYSIDFGVCIFCANCVEYCPTNCLSVTEEYELATYDRHELNFDNVAMGRLPYKVTEDPMVTPIREFAYLPVGVTDGHEAKLTDQRAGSRPEEIAAQLHTTASKPE; via the coding sequence ATGAAATTTCTCAATAAAATTGGCTCCTATGCCAAAGAAACTTTGCAATCGGCCAAGTATATTGGCCAAGGTCTGGCTGTCACCTTTGACCACATGCAGCGGCGACCGATTACGGTGCAGTATCCTTACGAAAAACTGATTCCCTCGGAGCGGTTTCGGGGCCGGATTCACTTTGAGTTTGACAAATGTATTTCCTGTGAAGTCTGTGTCCGGGTCTGCCCCATTAATTTGCCAGTGGTGGACTGGGAATTCAACAAGGAAATGAAGAAGAAGGAACTCAAACATTACAGTATTGATTTTGGAGTCTGCATTTTTTGTGCCAACTGTGTGGAATATTGCCCCACAAACTGTCTTTCCGTCACAGAGGAGTATGAACTGGCCACCTACGACCGCCATGAATTGAATTTTGATAATGTGGCAATGGGTCGGCTTCCTTATAAGGTGACTGAGGATCCAATGGTCACGCCAATTCGGGAATTTGCCTATTTACCGGTGGGTGTTACCGATGGCCATGAGGCAAAACTCACAGATCAGCGGGCAGGGTCTCGGCCAGAGGAGATCGCGGCCCAACTGCACACAACGGCCAGCAAACCAGAATAA
- a CDS encoding globin family protein, translating into MQPDLALLFYKAEDHYLSDVELKVFKHHTDSLKQRLTFYELLREKELEIWQPVADRLQQAFSQEADATLEQILRQGIALFRYGAMAMLLNNPEFLQRRLLEWLTDIVASRQSQGLVTTLHQLLQARLREMLTDKEVDLILPFLDQAQATLVGTVPLVTVA; encoded by the coding sequence ATGCAACCCGACTTGGCCTTACTGTTCTACAAAGCCGAAGATCACTACCTCAGCGATGTGGAGTTGAAGGTTTTTAAGCACCACACCGATTCCCTGAAACAACGCTTGACATTTTATGAGTTATTGCGGGAGAAAGAACTCGAGATTTGGCAACCTGTCGCGGATCGCCTGCAACAGGCCTTTTCCCAGGAGGCTGATGCGACCCTCGAGCAAATTCTCCGCCAAGGGATTGCTCTGTTTCGCTATGGGGCGATGGCAATGCTGCTTAACAATCCTGAGTTTTTACAGCGGCGACTCCTGGAATGGTTAACGGATATTGTTGCTTCTCGGCAGTCCCAAGGCCTAGTGACAACACTTCACCAATTACTCCAGGCCCGGTTACGGGAGATGCTCACAGACAAAGAAGTAGATTTGATTCTGCCCTTCTTAGATCAAGCCCAGGCCACCCTAGTGGGAACTGTGCCCCTCGTCACTGTTGCATAA
- a CDS encoding V4R domain-containing protein codes for MTATLIHNNSETKHWQTAENVLRQKYPQRHHHFALREFFNFDSANGVYADWNESRNILVTEDFIIGLMSGLEHEVGPAASVVMYKIGEEWGRKDAEFFQNWFVKEYQYESIKQMQLPYVLEAWWWPCTAQGWGNWEVDLSEQKHGFMFINIFDSVVARTLGDVGRPVCHLYAGLFAGFFSGLVQKPLDCIEIQCYAMGETFCKFLLGKKDRIDAASFWQNEGATAQDIEKRLRSGDLFNGQRR; via the coding sequence GTGACTGCCACGCTGATTCACAACAACTCTGAAACCAAGCATTGGCAAACGGCTGAGAACGTTTTACGCCAGAAGTATCCTCAACGGCATCATCACTTTGCGCTCCGGGAATTCTTCAATTTCGATTCTGCCAATGGGGTCTATGCCGATTGGAACGAGAGCCGCAATATCCTAGTCACGGAAGATTTTATTATCGGGCTGATGTCTGGTCTGGAGCATGAAGTGGGGCCAGCGGCTTCCGTGGTGATGTATAAAATCGGCGAAGAATGGGGCCGCAAGGATGCTGAGTTTTTTCAAAATTGGTTTGTGAAAGAATATCAATATGAAAGCATCAAGCAAATGCAACTCCCCTATGTTCTCGAGGCCTGGTGGTGGCCTTGTACGGCCCAAGGCTGGGGAAACTGGGAGGTGGATCTGAGTGAGCAAAAGCATGGCTTCATGTTTATCAATATTTTTGATTCAGTCGTGGCTCGGACATTAGGCGATGTGGGGCGGCCCGTCTGTCATCTCTACGCTGGCTTGTTTGCTGGCTTTTTTTCTGGCCTGGTGCAGAAGCCCCTAGATTGTATCGAGATTCAATGCTATGCCATGGGGGAAACCTTCTGTAAGTTCCTCTTAGGGAAAAAAGACCGGATTGATGCCGCTTCCTTCTGGCAGAACGAGGGAGCCACCGCCCAAGACATTGAAAAACGCTTACGTAGTGGGGACTTGTTCAATGGCCAACGTCGTTAA
- a CDS encoding DUF1823 family protein, whose protein sequence is MMQLQPITLEIIWSILRDEVTDEQVNELVWQTLGYQWDENNQAWDLSHVSPEWQENYPEPPNFIESRPATVKLTRSIPVENKQLLKEQLGFEGYTISELKPRLTRRATAANWLLSYLKDQGKLD, encoded by the coding sequence ATGATGCAGTTACAACCTATCACACTTGAAATAATTTGGAGCATTTTGCGGGATGAAGTCACCGATGAGCAGGTCAACGAATTAGTTTGGCAGACTTTGGGGTATCAGTGGGATGAAAATAACCAGGCCTGGGATTTAAGTCATGTTTCTCCAGAATGGCAAGAGAATTATCCCGAACCACCAAATTTCATTGAAAGTCGCCCAGCTACGGTGAAACTGACGCGCTCCATTCCTGTAGAAAATAAGCAACTTTTGAAGGAACAACTGGGATTTGAAGGCTATACCATTAGTGAGCTAAAACCTCGCTTAACTCGGCGGGCCACGGCGGCAAATTGGCTGTTAAGTTATCTCAAGGATCAGGGCAAACTTGACTAA
- a CDS encoding NADH-quinone oxidoreductase subunit J: MDLATGVQTIAYFLLAVLVIGAALGVVLLDSIVYSAFLLGGVFISISGIYILLNADFVSAAQILIYVGAVNVLILFAIMLVNKREDFAPIPRRWIRKGAAGLVASGLFCLLSVMVLQTAWAVPTNTMPTPETIITIGKHFFTDFLLPFELASVLLLMALVGAVVLARRDYLIDEEPSIGEVPQPPLELPERPREPAVLSGK; this comes from the coding sequence GTGGATTTAGCAACTGGCGTACAAACCATCGCTTACTTTCTCTTGGCGGTCTTGGTGATTGGAGCAGCCTTGGGGGTTGTCCTTCTCGATAGCATTGTTTACTCAGCTTTTTTACTGGGGGGGGTGTTTATCAGTATTTCTGGAATTTATATTCTCCTCAATGCGGATTTTGTCTCGGCCGCCCAAATTTTGATCTATGTTGGGGCGGTGAATGTCCTGATTTTGTTTGCCATCATGTTGGTCAATAAGCGAGAAGATTTTGCGCCGATCCCGCGGCGGTGGATTCGCAAAGGGGCGGCTGGCCTGGTGGCTTCAGGGTTGTTTTGCCTCTTAAGTGTGATGGTCTTGCAAACCGCTTGGGCCGTACCAACCAACACGATGCCCACTCCAGAGACAATTATCACCATTGGCAAGCACTTTTTTACGGATTTTCTCTTACCTTTTGAATTGGCTTCGGTCTTGTTATTAATGGCTCTAGTTGGGGCAGTGGTATTGGCACGGCGAGACTATTTAATTGATGAAGAACCTTCCATTGGCGAAGTTCCCCAACCCCCTTTGGAATTACCAGAACGCCCCAGGGAACCGGCTGTTTTGTCTGGTAAATAA
- a CDS encoding V4R domain-containing protein, translated as MISVAELLKDNRSPGNYYAVDAYVHGDFETGLIENRRGARLVALPDTLLQAIYTGLDHETGQAAGIVLENCGRWWGKNFYSRFVQEVSEYYSRPLAEMEMVEFLQCLKECWKTHGWGTIDLDISYYQQGFLVLKTWLSAFAAAAPVNTSQPQCFAEVGILSAFFSQLTGRELHCVQTTCESMGADCNHFVLGIADRVNPAQAWQQEGHDHKTIMERLCSAPPTSN; from the coding sequence ATGATTTCCGTTGCTGAACTGCTGAAGGACAACCGTTCCCCAGGAAACTACTACGCCGTTGATGCCTATGTGCATGGTGATTTTGAAACCGGCCTAATCGAAAATCGGCGGGGGGCGCGACTGGTAGCCCTACCTGATACCCTATTGCAAGCCATTTACACCGGCCTGGATCACGAAACAGGGCAAGCGGCGGGGATTGTCCTCGAGAACTGTGGGCGTTGGTGGGGGAAAAACTTCTATTCCCGTTTTGTCCAAGAAGTGAGCGAATACTACAGCCGTCCTTTAGCGGAAATGGAAATGGTGGAATTTCTCCAATGCTTGAAGGAATGTTGGAAAACTCACGGTTGGGGCACCATTGACTTGGATATTAGCTACTACCAACAGGGTTTCTTAGTCCTTAAAACCTGGCTGTCTGCGTTTGCGGCGGCGGCTCCGGTCAATACCAGCCAACCCCAATGTTTTGCCGAAGTCGGGATATTATCCGCGTTTTTTAGTCAACTCACCGGCCGGGAACTCCACTGTGTCCAAACTACCTGTGAATCTATGGGGGCTGACTGTAATCACTTTGTCTTAGGCATTGCAGACCGGGTTAATCCAGCCCAGGCCTGGCAACAGGAAGGCCATGATCACAAAACAATTATGGAACGGCTCTGTTCTGCTCCACCCACCAGCAACTAG
- the bioF gene encoding 8-amino-7-oxononanoate synthase — translation MSQAYDWIAPELNRLERVGWYRTPQISQSPPGPVIQFNGQSLVNFGSNDYLGLAGHPKLIEAAVNATQAWGVGSTGSRLLSGHRQLHQDLEIALAQFKQTEAALVFSSGYLANLGVVAALVSSQDLVIADAYNHASLKSGAKLSGAKVYEFAHGNLEQAQELLSQHRPHYRRCLILSDSVFSMDGDLCDLPKLLGLAAGFGAMVLIDEAHATGVLGPTGRGSVEHFACQEQPLIQVGTLSKALGSLGGYIVGSQRLVDYLRNRARSWIYTTGLSPADTAAALAALHLIQAEPEHHHKLWQNRNLLAQLLAELPPSFPLKLLPSESAILCLQGETIPAVQAMSQILHQAGYWVPAIRPPTVPRSRLRLSLMASHRPAQIIGLVEALQAWTV, via the coding sequence ATGAGCCAGGCCTATGATTGGATTGCACCAGAATTAAACCGATTAGAGCGGGTTGGCTGGTATCGAACACCCCAAATTAGTCAAAGCCCCCCAGGCCCCGTGATTCAATTCAACGGTCAATCTCTGGTTAATTTTGGCAGTAATGATTACCTTGGGTTAGCTGGACATCCAAAGCTGATTGAGGCGGCCGTCAATGCAACCCAGGCCTGGGGCGTAGGGAGTACAGGGTCACGCCTCTTGAGTGGACATAGACAACTCCATCAGGATTTAGAAATTGCCCTGGCCCAGTTCAAACAAACTGAAGCCGCCCTTGTTTTTAGTTCCGGGTATTTGGCTAATCTGGGGGTTGTGGCGGCGTTGGTGAGCAGCCAGGACTTAGTGATTGCCGATGCCTATAATCACGCCAGCCTCAAAAGTGGAGCCAAGCTCAGTGGAGCTAAAGTTTATGAATTTGCCCACGGGAACTTAGAACAAGCCCAGGAATTATTATCCCAACATCGTCCCCATTACCGCCGCTGCTTAATTCTTTCGGATAGCGTTTTCAGTATGGACGGTGATCTGTGTGATTTACCAAAATTACTGGGCCTGGCGGCGGGCTTTGGGGCCATGGTATTGATTGATGAGGCCCATGCCACAGGTGTTTTGGGGCCAACGGGGCGGGGTTCAGTTGAACATTTTGCCTGTCAAGAACAGCCATTGATTCAGGTGGGCACTCTCAGCAAAGCCTTGGGAAGTTTAGGGGGCTATATTGTGGGTTCTCAGCGATTGGTTGATTATTTACGCAATCGGGCCCGGAGTTGGATTTACACCACTGGCCTATCCCCCGCCGATACCGCTGCCGCCTTGGCCGCCCTCCACCTGATCCAGGCCGAGCCGGAACATCACCACAAACTCTGGCAAAACCGCAACTTACTGGCCCAATTACTGGCAGAACTCCCTCCGTCCTTTCCCCTCAAGCTCCTACCCTCTGAGTCCGCGATTTTATGCCTCCAAGGTGAGACGATTCCCGCAGTCCAGGCCATGAGTCAAATCCTCCACCAGGCCGGGTATTGGGTGCCTGCGATTCGTCCGCCAACAGTTCCCCGCAGTCGCTTACGCCTCAGCCTCATGGCCAGTCATCGTCCCGCCCAGATTATCGGTTTAGTGGAGGCTCTCCAGGCCTGGACTGTGTAA
- a CDS encoding Uma2 family endonuclease — protein MVASPETQTNFELEPDITFPPTDLWSDEPPLESDFHRDQIEILIHLLKRYWHDRTDFYVTGNLTIYYNEQQLRKREFRGPDFFVVLDTELKERRSWVVWGEGGKYPNLIIEILSKSTATVDKTTKKDLYQNTFRTPEYFWLDPNGLELTGFRLGNGVYQPLVANEQGWLWSEELQLYLGITQARLRFLTPEGELIPTAAEAEQTERQRADLEQERADQEYQRGERLAAKLRELGVDPSEI, from the coding sequence TTTCCCCCAACTGATTTATGGAGTGATGAGCCACCCTTGGAATCTGACTTTCACCGCGATCAAATTGAAATCCTCATTCACCTGCTCAAACGCTATTGGCACGACCGCACGGATTTTTATGTGACGGGCAACCTGACAATTTATTACAACGAACAACAACTCAGGAAGCGAGAGTTCCGGGGCCCTGACTTCTTTGTAGTGCTGGATACTGAGCTAAAAGAGCGGCGCAGTTGGGTTGTCTGGGGGGAAGGGGGCAAATATCCAAACTTAATCATTGAAATTCTCTCCAAGAGTACAGCCACGGTAGATAAAACCACCAAAAAAGACCTGTATCAGAATACGTTTCGGACTCCTGAGTATTTCTGGCTAGACCCCAATGGCCTGGAGTTGACGGGGTTTCGCTTAGGCAATGGGGTATATCAACCGCTTGTAGCCAATGAGCAGGGGTGGCTGTGGAGTGAGGAATTGCAGCTCTACTTAGGGATTACCCAGGCCCGACTGCGATTTTTGACTCCAGAAGGCGAGTTAATTCCCACGGCCGCTGAAGCAGAGCAGACTGAACGCCAACGGGCTGACCTAGAGCAAGAACGGGCCGACCAAGAATATCAACGGGGAGAGCGGTTGGCGGCTAAATTGCGAGAATTGGGGGTTGATCCCAGTGAAATTTGA
- the nuoH gene encoding NADH-quinone oxidoreductase subunit NuoH produces the protein MENGIDLQGQLRAALEALGLTPGLAKLIWLPLPMLLMLVVATVGVLISVWLERKISAAVQQRIGPEYIGPLGILAPLADGLKLVFKEDVIPTQTDGLLFTLGPILVVVPVFLSYVIVPFGQNLLLSNIGMGVFLWIALSSIAPIGLLMSGYSSNNKYSLLGGLRAAAQSISYEIPLALAVLAVAMMSNGLGTVEIVEQQSGYGILGWNVWRQPIGFLIFWIAALAECERLPFDLPEAEEELVAGYQTEYSGMKFALFYLGSYVNLVLSALLVAVLYFGGWDFPIPLDQLASWLGISDTNPFFQIGMAVLGITMTLLKAYFFIFLAILLRWTVPRVRIDQLLDLGWKFLLPVGLVNLLLTAGLKLTFPFAFGG, from the coding sequence ATGGAAAATGGCATTGATCTCCAGGGGCAGTTACGAGCGGCCTTAGAGGCATTAGGGCTAACCCCAGGCCTGGCCAAGTTAATTTGGCTACCTTTACCCATGTTGTTAATGTTAGTCGTGGCCACCGTGGGGGTATTAATTTCGGTTTGGTTAGAGCGAAAAATCTCAGCGGCTGTCCAACAACGGATTGGCCCAGAATACATTGGCCCCTTGGGCATCTTGGCCCCCCTAGCCGATGGCTTGAAGCTGGTCTTCAAAGAAGATGTGATTCCAACCCAGACCGATGGACTGCTTTTTACCCTGGGGCCAATCTTGGTAGTCGTTCCCGTTTTTTTGTCCTATGTCATTGTGCCCTTTGGGCAAAACTTGCTGCTGTCTAATATTGGGATGGGGGTATTTTTATGGATCGCCCTCTCCAGCATTGCCCCAATTGGGTTATTGATGTCTGGTTATTCCTCCAATAATAAATACTCCTTGCTCGGGGGGTTACGAGCCGCAGCCCAATCCATTAGTTATGAAATTCCCCTGGCCTTGGCGGTCTTGGCGGTGGCGATGATGTCCAATGGCCTAGGGACGGTGGAAATTGTTGAGCAGCAATCCGGCTATGGCATTCTCGGTTGGAATGTTTGGCGACAGCCCATCGGATTTTTAATTTTTTGGATTGCGGCCCTCGCTGAATGTGAACGTCTCCCCTTTGACTTGCCGGAAGCGGAAGAGGAACTGGTGGCTGGGTATCAAACCGAATATTCGGGGATGAAATTTGCCCTGTTCTACCTGGGCTCCTATGTGAACTTAGTCCTTTCTGCCCTCCTGGTTGCCGTCCTCTATTTTGGGGGCTGGGATTTCCCAATTCCGCTGGATCAACTGGCAAGCTGGTTGGGCATTAGTGACACCAATCCCTTTTTCCAAATTGGCATGGCGGTGTTGGGGATTACGATGACCCTCCTAAAAGCCTATTTCTTTATCTTCTTGGCTATTCTCCTGCGGTGGACAGTTCCTCGGGTACGGATTGACCAGTTACTCGATTTAGGTTGGAAGTTTTTATTGCCTGTCGGCCTGGTCAATTTATTGCTGACAGCGGGGTTGAAACTCACCTTTCCCTTTGCCTTTGGGGGTTAG
- the nuoK gene encoding NADH-quinone oxidoreductase subunit NuoK — MNLDLILLLAAALFCIGIYGLVTSRNAVRVLMSIELLLNAVNLNLIGFSNYLDGLEIKGQVFAVFVIAIAAAEAAVGLAIILAIYRNKDTVDMERFNLLKW, encoded by the coding sequence ATGAATTTAGATTTAATCTTATTGCTTGCTGCTGCCCTATTTTGCATTGGGATTTATGGACTGGTGACCAGTCGTAATGCAGTGCGGGTTCTCATGTCTATTGAGCTACTTTTGAACGCTGTTAATCTCAATTTAATTGGGTTTTCCAATTACCTAGATGGCCTGGAAATAAAGGGCCAAGTCTTTGCGGTATTTGTGATTGCAATTGCGGCGGCCGAAGCTGCTGTTGGCCTGGCGATTATTCTGGCAATTTATCGGAATAAAGATACGGTGGATATGGAACGCTTTAACTTACTGAAGTGGTAA
- a CDS encoding beta strand repeat-containing protein, translating to MAIIFTDPTSAPTAGPDTIVGNNANDTINGLDGNDQLFGESFTGSINGIAGSDVLYGDSLTGSVSGTAFSDTLFGELYTGSIVGGIVTGGNDTLYGDYYASAILGGTVTGGSDNLFGEFYGNSITGGTVTGGNNVLYGEFYASSITGGLVTGGNDNLYGSFYNNNLTGGRVTGGNDKLYGEYYSGSIIGGSVVGGQDQLYGDYYAFGTSINGGTVTGGNDSLFGEYYNTTITGGTVVGQEDFLVGDYYNGTIAGGLVQGGNDLLYGEFYNKEITGGSIVGFTDRMVGERYGSITGGLVKGGSDNLYGEYYNGDISNGTVIAGDDYLYGELYGNIIGGTIIGGNDNLYGEYYKGNLTGGSIQSGFNNVYGEIYGDINSIGNGTSVLGGNDKLYGTYYGGTISGGIISTKGSPVYGEAYGGSITGGVVTGGNDVLYGMYYNLIAAGLVASRDDALFGEYYGNQNPGPTAITGGTVKGGNDTLYGKYYGTISGGAVTTSGNNLYGEYYDSLNAITGGTVIGGNDTIYGQYYRVITGGVVSAGNDKLYGEFYAGTITGGVVTGGNDKLYGEYYGTISGGTITAGNDSLFGGLGNDILAGEYFGGPIISSAKIILGNDFLDGGDGIDTVDYSTAPASVNANLVTGIATGGSGNDQLVSIENLWGSRFADTLTGDSGNNSLLGNDGNDVLDGGLGADYMVGGNGDDTYYVDNIGDVVVEAANQGLDSVSSSITYSLTSNVENLTLTGTDNINGTGNALENSIKGNSGNNSLNGGAGADRLVGGLGNDIYVVDNVGDVVVEAGNQGIDSVFSSITYSLTSNVENLTLTGTAAINGTGNALANTITGNSGNNTLSGLDGNDYLDGGKGADRLVGGLGNDTYVVDNVGDVVVEAAGEGIDKVFSFITYSLTANVENLTLTGTGNINGTGNDLANTITGNSGNNSLNGGTGADRLMGGLGNDIYVVDNVGDVIVEAVGEGIDKVFSSITYSLTSNVETLTLTGTDNLNGAGNALDNTITGNSGNNSLNGGAGADRLGGGLGDDIYVVDNVSDVVVEAASQGIDSVFASITYSLTANVEKLILTGTTGISGIGNTLSNTITGNSGNNTLDGVAGTDWLIGGNGNDVLLGGAGTDNLTGGDGNDFFRFNAPNEGVDTITDFNKVSGNTDQIQVLASSFGGGLSTGILAANRFTLGTSATTVDQRFIYNQVTGALFFDSDGLGGVSQIQIAIFGNLASVSNADIKVI from the coding sequence ATGGCGATCATCTTCACCGACCCCACTTCTGCTCCTACCGCCGGCCCTGACACGATTGTTGGCAACAATGCGAATGACACAATTAATGGCTTAGACGGCAACGACCAACTCTTCGGCGAATCCTTTACAGGCAGTATTAATGGCATCGCAGGGAGTGATGTCTTATATGGCGACTCCTTGACCGGATCTGTCAGTGGCACAGCCTTTTCTGATACCTTATTTGGCGAACTTTACACCGGTAGCATTGTCGGGGGAATTGTCACAGGTGGTAATGACACCCTCTACGGAGACTATTATGCCAGTGCCATTCTCGGTGGGACAGTGACAGGAGGCAGTGACAACTTATTTGGCGAATTTTATGGCAATAGTATTACGGGTGGAACCGTCACCGGGGGCAATAATGTTCTCTATGGGGAATTCTATGCCAGTAGCATCACAGGGGGCCTTGTCACTGGCGGAAATGATAACCTCTATGGGTCTTTTTATAACAATAATCTGACGGGTGGTCGGGTTACTGGGGGCAATGATAAGCTGTACGGCGAATATTACAGTGGCAGCATCATTGGTGGTTCAGTCGTTGGCGGCCAGGATCAACTCTATGGCGATTATTATGCCTTTGGCACCAGTATTAATGGCGGCACTGTCACGGGTGGTAATGATAGCCTCTTCGGTGAATACTACAACACCACAATCACGGGTGGCACCGTTGTTGGCCAAGAAGACTTTCTCGTTGGAGACTACTATAACGGCACTATTGCTGGTGGATTAGTTCAGGGTGGGAATGATCTACTCTACGGGGAATTTTACAACAAAGAAATTACTGGAGGCAGCATTGTCGGATTTACGGATCGCATGGTCGGCGAACGCTACGGGAGCATCACCGGTGGCCTGGTCAAGGGTGGTTCTGACAATCTTTATGGGGAGTACTACAACGGTGACATTAGCAACGGCACAGTTATTGCGGGAGATGACTACCTCTACGGAGAGCTTTACGGCAATATCATCGGCGGCACAATCATTGGTGGCAATGACAATCTCTATGGGGAATATTACAAGGGGAATCTGACGGGTGGCAGCATCCAAAGTGGCTTTAACAACGTTTACGGCGAAATTTACGGTGACATCAACTCAATTGGCAACGGCACTAGTGTCCTCGGTGGGAATGACAAACTCTATGGTACATACTACGGCGGGACAATTAGCGGCGGGATAATTAGCACTAAAGGCAGCCCAGTTTATGGAGAGGCTTATGGTGGCTCGATTACTGGCGGTGTTGTCACAGGCGGGAATGATGTCCTTTATGGGATGTATTACAACCTCATTGCCGCTGGCCTAGTTGCCTCCAGAGATGATGCTCTTTTTGGAGAATACTATGGCAATCAGAATCCTGGCCCAACCGCAATCACGGGCGGGACGGTTAAAGGGGGCAACGATACTCTCTACGGCAAATACTATGGCACGATCAGCGGAGGGGCAGTCACGACGAGTGGCAATAACCTTTATGGAGAATATTACGATAGTCTAAACGCGATTACGGGCGGCACAGTAATTGGGGGCAATGACACTATCTATGGCCAATATTACCGAGTCATCACCGGTGGTGTCGTCAGTGCGGGTAATGACAAACTCTATGGTGAATTCTACGCCGGAACGATCACGGGTGGGGTTGTGACTGGTGGCAATGATAAACTCTATGGCGAGTACTATGGCACGATTAGCGGCGGCACGATCACAGCCGGTAATGATTCTTTGTTTGGGGGCCTGGGCAACGATATTCTCGCTGGGGAATATTTTGGTGGCCCCATTATCTCAAGTGCAAAAATAATTTTAGGTAATGATTTCTTGGATGGTGGTGACGGCATTGATACCGTTGACTACTCGACAGCCCCAGCCTCTGTCAACGCCAATTTGGTTACAGGTATAGCTACCGGTGGATCGGGCAATGATCAATTAGTTAGTATTGAAAACCTCTGGGGGTCACGCTTTGCCGATACGTTAACTGGAGATAGTGGCAATAATAGCTTGCTAGGGAATGACGGCAATGATGTGCTCGATGGTGGCCTGGGGGCTGATTACATGGTGGGTGGGAACGGCGACGACACTTACTATGTGGACAATATTGGCGATGTGGTTGTTGAAGCAGCCAACCAAGGGCTAGATTCGGTCTCCTCCTCCATTACCTATAGCTTGACAAGTAATGTTGAGAACCTGACCTTAACGGGAACTGACAACATCAATGGCACAGGTAATGCTTTAGAGAATTCGATTAAGGGGAATAGTGGCAATAACTCTTTGAATGGTGGCGCAGGGGCTGACCGATTAGTCGGTGGCTTGGGAAATGACATCTATGTTGTGGATAACGTGGGTGATGTGGTGGTCGAAGCGGGCAACCAAGGGATTGATTCAGTTTTCTCTTCCATTACCTATAGCCTGACCAGCAACGTTGAGAACCTGACTTTAACCGGCACAGCGGCGATTAATGGAACGGGGAATGCTCTCGCCAATACGATTACGGGGAATTCTGGTAACAATACCCTGAGTGGCCTGGATGGTAACGATTACCTTGATGGTGGAAAAGGGGCTGATCGCTTAGTCGGTGGCCTGGGGAATGACACTTACGTTGTCGATAATGTCGGGGATGTAGTTGTCGAGGCAGCGGGTGAAGGGATAGACAAAGTCTTCTCGTTCATTACCTATAGTCTGACGGCTAATGTTGAAAACTTGACCTTAACTGGGACAGGCAATATCAACGGGACGGGCAATGACCTCGCAAATACGATTACGGGAAATAGCGGGAATAACTCCCTCAATGGTGGAACGGGTGCAGACCGATTGATGGGTGGCCTGGGAAATGACATTTATGTGGTTGATAATGTCGGGGATGTGATTGTCGAAGCGGTGGGTGAAGGGATAGACAAAGTCTTCTCCTCCATTACCTATAGCCTGACTAGCAATGTTGAGACCTTGACCTTAACGGGAACTGATAATCTCAACGGCGCAGGCAATGCCTTAGACAATACAATTACTGGGAATAGTGGTAATAACTCTTTGAATGGTGGTGCAGGGGCTGACCGCTTAGGGGGTGGCCTGGGAGATGATATTTATGTTGTGGATAACGTGAGTGATGTGGTTGTCGAAGCAGCTAGCCAAGGGATTGACTCCGTTTTCGCATCCATTACCTACAGTTTAACGGCTAATGTTGAAAAGTTGATTTTAACCGGAACAACGGGGATAAGTGGGATAGGGAATACTCTATCAAATACCATTACGGGCAACTCTGGAAATAACACGCTTGATGGGGTAGCGGGGACTGACTGGCTTATCGGTGGGAATGGGAATGATGTTCTCCTAGGTGGGGCTGGCACCGATAATTTAACTGGGGGAGATGGGAATGATTTCTTCCGGTTTAATGCTCCAAATGAGGGTGTGGATACAATTACAGACTTTAATAAAGTTTCTGGAAACACAGATCAGATTCAAGTCTTAGCGAGTAGTTTTGGCGGTGGATTAAGCACTGGAATTCTCGCCGCCAACCGATTCACTTTAGGAACTTCAGCTACAACAGTTGATCAGCGTTTTATCTACAATCAGGTGACTGGTGCTTTATTCTTTGATTCGGATGGTTTAGGCGGTGTGTCTCAAATACAAATTGCGATATTTGGTAACTTAGCCAGTGTCTCTAATGCAGATATAAAAGTTATCTAA